The nucleotide sequence TCAAATTTGTGAGCCCTAGGCGATCACTCATCTTGCCCATGCTCGAAGACGTCTCTGAATTAGGGCATGTTTGTAAATTTATATTATCAgttgatcaatccataattaataagttacttaattaaggattgagtgcaatgagattaagagggaggatgagatgtttgatgattattttgggccctgatggccgtctttcactttaacaatcaagtgatcaaccaccccgacccggtcttgattgttaattagcatgattcaccttgacGCGAcgtaaaagttccttgggcaagatcacaagagaaaattacaaaggtctgAGCAAatagcagagaatcaacaacctataaatgagatgcCAAGCTCCatatttatagtattcaaaatattcgcggtctgcggattgcttaactatccgcgaaaacttagcgaaatgacccgcagtcttttattagTGCGGAAACTGATCCGctattgaaacgacccgtccatattactataaacgcagtacgttctcattggttccatagtgaggtatttgacctctatatgatatgttttagaaaatattgcattcgtttcataaaaagcacatcattattatacataatgcatgttttaaacaagtgggcgattatttaagaaataatccccaaaatacatcggttttcaaatactacacacgtgacataacagtcgaatataatacatgacaaaggttttattgaatgcaacactttatttaaataaaagtatgagactccatgcacagcttgctcagataatgcaacagcggaagactttcttaaggacctgagaataaacatgcgtaaacagtcaacacaaaggttggtgagatatataggtttatcatcgatataaatatagatcacaagatttcatagttataaatatatgtacactcgcaagtgtataaaagtattctataagttgttgagcgcttcggtaaccatacttaaccattaatgtgattattaagagtttccgctgttgcatgctaaaatatggacaagatttggtgtcagcatgtttgtataatattgtttaaaactgcattcgagatttattttgttgtaacatattaatattgtaaaccaatatgtattggtagtgtgtaagtgtgatatttttagattatcatttctggataatgtaggtggtgtccttttaaccttgtcgataaaataaaggttatggtttgtttttaaaaacgaatgcagtctttaaaaaatgtctcatatagaggtcaaaacctcacaacgaaatcaattaatatggaacgtttataatcaatatgaacgggacatttcagtatatgtGTATTTTATTTACTAATGGTTAAAAGCAGAAGTTACGCGAAGTATATTCGAAAAGCTTGAAATATTCGCAGAAAATAAAGATAGctgtgacgaccgggaaatttccgaccaaatttaaacttaatctttatataattccgacttgataagaaatgaattttaataaatcttgaacctccaaaaagagttttacacaagcttttggtcacccttttattcctacgattcacgaacgtcataacttgatttaattatttaattgtttaattattgtgtatatatatggatttatatatatttaacttgaaaatatgataattaagtatctcattaagtatattaacaaagtattatatatatatattttcatactactaatttaaagagttttcaaacaatatatatattactatttaaacgacgtaattaacttatgttaaaatgtatttacatataatgtattacgagtgtaaatacatccttacaagtattgaatacactttataatataccaatacatataaaggatagctatactcgtatttctgttcaatttcctcaaagaattctactcgcattcatacggtatttttacccgtattatacacagcttctagaagtatttactattggtatataccaatagaaatctgcaattatttgtgtaatatgtcatccatgacctaatcaatttgatatgtcatgtatgacttaatacaatttaagttatcttagatattttcactaaaagccaaaattataagcttataaataaggaccattttaactcatttttactccacattttcttaaactaaaaacacacacttgaatgctctcatatcatactttaatctcagaaacttttctcttcataatcaaggtaaaatacttctcaaaatccttgttcaattccttgtatagttgctatcttattatacttatgaaacttgtaaaaactagaacttgttttggtgaacaccaagcttgtttgaaaaactaatctaatctttataacttaactctaataacacttatttatatgtattatgatgttatattaagttaatataagaacttataacttgtacatatgaagaacaccttgaaacttaacatatatcctttaatctccattcggtaaaaagcgggctgttttgggttgggaattaaaaacctatcttagactttgagttcgaggctaagactttggaaatatgttaatatatgtaaataagacttccagtatattttttcatgattttagacaaagtgaaagtattttatcaaaaatcatatattgggtggatgccgggatttttccaaatctgtccaccaacacaaaaagagggtaaagctctaaaaattactacttgggatgaacttttcgaattggttttgtaaaatttacttcttaatgaatccataacaatttgattcactttaaacggagttgtaatgaatatttggcgagcaaaacaaaatctgctaaaactaacgttatatggacgaaatttataatataaaaactctattaaccatatccttattaacttttcctatatcctatatatatttggacattttatcagtagtataacaaaatattataatcttggttaattctgtgattgtatatatgtataataatattcttggtacgtcctaacacaataagtatacaatacgttttgataaatcctaagacaatacgtacacaatatgtcttagttaattctaagacaatacgtatacaatacgtctctaggttgatgcaaagacaatacgtatacaatacgtcgtggggtaattctaagattatatatatataccgattattggactgttggacttttcggactattttagactactaacaaaggactactaacaatggacaactaacataaaatgttaaaaattattatataagtattctatgaactttctttattttattcatatgtcgtattattatctgaatcgttattgttataggttcgtgaatccaaggacgacggtcatatttttaataagttgaaaacttattgttaatatacttttactactgtgagtatatagtcccatttttaaactctacaaatattttgggatgagaatacatgcattttatgttttacgccatagacacaagtacttaaaatatattctacattgagttgtaccactttgcatatcttccctaatagcttggtaactaatatttacatgttgtaagaacatgtatacacgaatcctattgatagatctatcgggtttgacaaccccaactgggctagtcgctctagtatcgtaaacggttgcatagtacttcgtttttactacagtTGGTACAGTGtatggagatttcataataaagggaatatgccacattaatggttaagtatggttatcgaagcgctcaacaacttatagaatacttttatacacttgcgagtgtacatatatttataactatgaaattttgtggtctatatttatatcgatgataaacctatatatctcaccaacctttgtgttgactgtttacgcatgtttattctcaggtccttaagaaagtcttccgctgtagcATTATCTGAGCaatctgtgcatggagtctcatacttttatttaaaaaaGGTGATGCATTCAATAacacctttgtcatgtattatattcgactgttatgtcacgtgtgtagtatttggaaaccgatgtattttggggattatttcttaaataatcacccacttgtttaaaacatgcattatgtataataatgatgtgctttttatgaaacgaatgcaatattttctaaaacgtatcatatagaggtcaaataccgcgctatgggaccaatgagaacgtactgcgtctatggtaatatggacgggtcgtttcacaactcattactgattcttgtggactagaacgcgataaaagtccaacaactatctatgaagataatgtagcttgcatagcacagatgaaagaagggtatatcaaaagtgaccgaacaaaacacatacctcatagattcttctcatacactcaaaatctcattaaggacaaccagattgaaatgagatatgttcagtccagcaaaaactctgctgaccttttcaccaaagcacttccaactgctattttcagaatacacgttcataatattggcatgaggcatgttcagaagatgtaacaattcaggcgttgtctacttgagggggagtcaactctatgctgcactctttttcccttagctaaagttttatcccaatggattttctttagcaaggtttttaacgaggcagtactagttattctctaataaaattgtcatccaagggggagtgctaTAAAAGTCAATTGTGgatactaattttattattattataaatattgtataGTAGTTTTTTGAGTATATATATGTGTTATGTAAGATCTTATAATGGACACACTTCTGGGaatatataaaacacataattctctcatattccctctatatacttattagtagtctacagtcaagaatcaggccactaaaggtagttataagcctactgaattataacactatCAAGTTTTTAATTGGTTACTTTTTTATActtcaaattttttttcttttgaaaAGCAAAGTAAGATTTTATTAATTAATGAAGAATTTACATGAGCAGGAATATCACCCGAATGTCACACGagaatctatagttaatattaaaatgctaaaatggtgatgtcattattaggctaattcctttgttaagaaaaaatcaaaaagaaaagaaaaaaatctaagcatggtgggtgatgtcattaatctaaatattctttaattaaaattaaatcatattaattaattattattattaaatcttattaatgattattttaattattaagattaaataattttgaattattttaattaattattttgaattgagtacgggaaggtataaaagctaggtagaAGAAAATCAATTCTAGatttatattttgatttacatttttaaaataaaatgacaaccaataccatctcttatgattggatgtgaattatttaatatgtattttaggtgtttgatgaaatgttcagctgacgagtttcttagtcggactctgtgattccacgggtcattaaactaaacaactttagcatttacgttcatctaatacctaaaacatatcattaaactgtttcctttaaacaaactcgtgatttcacgggtcatttcactagtacatACAAAATATAACTAAGGGTGGTTGCAAAGTTAGCAACCCCTCATTGTATCATGTTATGTCAATATTACCCAAACGTGTAGATCTGTGCTAGGTCAATTTTATTTCTTGAATTTGGGATTGTGATTTGAGGTTGATTATTATCTCATTATTTTGTGTTTTGAAAACACAAAACATTGGGCCTTACAGGTTGCCTCAATATTGGGCTGTTTGTTGTGTATAAAACTCATTCAAGTCAGTTGTTCAAAAGCAAATTTGGTGGTTGTTCCTTTTATTGTGTTCGGTTGTAGGTTTGTTAATTTAAATGTGATGGTTTATTTTTCGTTTTTTTAGTTTTTGGTTTGCCCGGTCGCTATTTTTTAGTTCGTCTAGTTTGGTTTAGGTCACTTGTTGTTTGTCCAGTATCATTTTATAGGTTCTTTCATTGTTGAATGTAAGTTTCCCGTTCTTTTTTATTTGTGCTTGTTTTTCGGCCAAAAAAATATAATACTGTAATTGTTTTGTGTTGCGAACTTTGAGACATGTATATGGAGTGATAGCAAATTTAGAAAAATCATTTATTTCAAGTAACAAACATCTTAGCGATCACTGTAAAAGTTATTATATTGCAGGGAATGTGCAGACAATGTGTTCATAATTACACAATAATAAAGATGAAATACAGGATACAGATCAATTAACCAGCAGGTGAGCATCATTTTAGTTGTGGTGATACTCAAGTGAATATTTGTTGAACGACGTCGAAAGTGATAGCATATGATTAATCGCCCACGTCCAAATCTTGTAATTCTCATTGTCGTTCATCATATCAAGTTTGATCATCCCTCGAGTCGTTGTTAAAACGATGAGAAAGCAAGTCTCCCTGTTGTTTTTAGACTTCTGGTACAGTTCTACATGCTGGTCTAACACAACACCTACGTATTCCGAAACAAACAATAAAAAACTAAGTTACCTGATTTTATAATTCAATAAATATATATTGTTGTCGTGTATAACAGATATATAGTCAGGATAAACCGTACTTTCTTTTTTGACAGAGAACGCGTTCAGTAGATTAAGCTTCTTTGTTCGGAGAACAACCTGTTTATCAAAAGAGAAAAATAGTGACTTGGCGACTTAGAATTAACTAATATGTCGTGCAACGTACAATAAATTTGTCCACGTCCGTCCTTTTAATTTTAAAGTTCCTGTTCAATAAGCAAAAAGATGCCCTTCGTATACGAAAGTTTTTCATATACATAAGAATAAGTTCAATAATAGtgcaaaaaaatataatttttttaaaacCTTATAAATAAATGGACCATAGAATATATTTTTGGGCCCTTTTATATTTTAGGTCATGTGCAATTGCACACCTTGCACGTCCCAAAATCCGGCATGAAATTCTGTCTATACACCTTATTAATAAATAGTACCTTTGCTTCATGATTCAAGACAATCGATACTGATCTCATCAAACGTCGTCCTGTTCAACAATGGAAGGCAGCATTCAATGCGATTAAAAAtggattaaaaaaaaaacaaaaaaaagaaaGAACAGATAAATGTGCTTACCATCTGATGTTTTGATGCTAAGTTGATCTCCTTTTCTTAAAACTAATCGACACTGTTCAAAATCGTACTCGAGATCAGTATTATTTTCTTCAATAGGCAGTACTGGCACATTCCCGTTTAACCTATTCTTGCATCCTGATGATCTAGTTTTAAGCGTTGAAGCTCCACGCAACGCTAATTACCACACAATCAAAACTTAGTTCACGCGTAAAAAAACTATTCTAAATCCACACATTCAAAAAAAGAATTAAACATTATGATTTACATGTTGAAGCAGCAGCAGTGAGAGTTAGAATATCGTTTGCGTTTGTTGAGCTCATCGCTGAACTCATTGCAGTGCTGATTTGATGTTTCTTTGCACCTATTGATTCTGCAGTTTTTGCACAATGAGCAGCCACCAAAGCTGCCGCAGTTGCAACTGCTGCTTCCTTGGCGCGGTTGCTGATATGCGAGTCGTTTGAATTCTCGGCAGCTATGGCTGCTAAAGCTGCAGCAACACCGGCTACTGATATTGCTGCGTGAATTTCGGCCTTTTGTAGCCTCTCATTTTCTTTTCGTTTTCGCTTAATCTCTTTTAACCATTTCTTAATTGAGAGATGTGATGATTTGAATGGTGTTATGTTCCATGATTGCTGCGAAAATTATGAGATGTTTTGTTAAAATATGTAGGATTATTCATTTGTAATTAATTGACATGTTTATTCAAATGGATTTTTGTACCCATTTTTTCCGAAAGCAGCTTCCGTAATTTAATTCGGGGTGCATAGCTTGCTGCATCCATATCCATGACTGAACAGAGATGAAGAAAACTCAGGAGGTGATGCGAAACAGATTATAAAATTGGCAGGCACATTAATGAAACAGTAGCTACATGAAAAACTCATAAAACTGATAAGAATAACTTTCTACTAAAAATtaggggtgcgtttgataaaacgtAATGATTAAGCACTGAATTGTTCAAATCTGAATGATTTAAATGTTCTGATTAACAACACAACATAGTAATCTGTCTCATAATTATCCCGAATGAACTCAtgatgtaaaatcaatatatttgccTTACAAATGAAAAATTCAATGAATATAATTGTTTGATAAGTGTTGTTGATATAATTTAAGGAGGATATTAAATGAAATG is from Rutidosis leptorrhynchoides isolate AG116_Rl617_1_P2 chromosome 10, CSIRO_AGI_Rlap_v1, whole genome shotgun sequence and encodes:
- the LOC139871578 gene encoding uncharacterized protein, whose product is MDYDNVPTLSEAHPETMDLLSRAWCDFAVKEALQPEFQNQALVLSINSTSFDDGSTSPNFMKLGSLRMDDTTTPLLPWKTNDVKSWIWMQQAMHPELNYGSCFRKKWQSWNITPFKSSHLSIKKWLKEIKRKRKENERLQKAEIHAAISVAGVAAALAAIAAENSNDSHISNRAKEAAVATAAALVAAHCAKTAESIGAKKHQISTAMSSAMSSTNANDILTLTAAASTSLRGASTLKTRSSGCKNRLNGNVPVLPIEENNTDLEYDFEQCRLVLRKGDQLSIKTSDGRRLMRSVSIVLNHEAKVVLRTKKLNLLNAFSVKKESVVLDQHVELYQKSKNNRETCFLIVLTTTRGMIKLDMMNDNENYKIWTWAINHMLSLSTSFNKYSLEYHHN